One window of the Eucalyptus grandis isolate ANBG69807.140 chromosome 6, ASM1654582v1, whole genome shotgun sequence genome contains the following:
- the LOC104448948 gene encoding peptidyl-prolyl cis-trans isomerase FKBP18, chloroplastic isoform X2: MASVRSFLKPTALDGRLLRPAAASNRPPDVAKQLAPPARGASRRLAVLISSLPLPLALALTSLPRSSEARERRNRKAIPLEEYSTTPDGVKYYDIIEGKGPVATKGSTVQVHFDCIYRGITAVSSRESKLLAGNRIIAQPYEFMVGSPPGKERKRGSVDNPNGLFSAQAAPKPPPAMYSITEGMKMGGKRTVIVPPEAGYGQKGMAEIPPGATFELNIELLQVEQPERCQT; this comes from the exons ATGGCTTCCGTCCGGAGCTTCCTCAAACCGACCGCCCTCGACGGTCGTCTTCTCCGTCCAGCAGCCGCCTCGAACCGGCCGCCGGACGTCGCGAAGCAGCTCGCCCCTCCGGCTCGAGGCGCTTCGCGGAGGCTCGCGGTCTTGATCTCTTCGCTGCCGCTGCCGCTCGCGCTCGCGCTCACTTCACTGCCGCGGTCGTCGGAGGCCAGGGAGAGGCGCAACCGGAAGGCCATCCCTCTCGAGGAATACTCCACGACCC CTGATGGAGTGAAATACTATGATATCATTGAGGGAAAGGGTCCGGTAGCTACAAAAGGATCGACAGTCCAG GTGCATTTTGACTGTATTTATCGTGGTATTACTGCTGTATCAAGTCGAGAATCTAAGCTTTTAGCTGGAAATCGCATCATTGCTCAG CCATATGAATTCATGGTAGGATCTCCTCCAGGAAAGGAACGCAAGCGTGGATCTGTAGATAATCCAAATGGATTATTTTCAGCACAGGCAGCTCCCAAGCCGCCACCTGCTATGTACTCGATAACAGAAGGGATGAAAATGGGTGGAAAG AGAACAGTGATCGTTCCTCCAGAGGCTGGCTACGGTCAGAAGGGAATGGCTGAGATACCG
- the LOC104448948 gene encoding peptidyl-prolyl cis-trans isomerase FKBP18, chloroplastic isoform X1 has product MASVRSFLKPTALDGRLLRPAAASNRPPDVAKQLAPPARGASRRLAVLISSLPLPLALALTSLPRSSEARERRNRKAIPLEEYSTTPDGVKYYDIIEGKGPVATKGSTVQVHFDCIYRGITAVSSRESKLLAGNRIIAQPYEFMVGSPPGKERKRGSVDNPNGLFSAQAAPKPPPAMYSITEGMKMGGKRTVIVPPEAGYGQKGMAEIPPGATFELNIELLQVERPEGNQT; this is encoded by the exons ATGGCTTCCGTCCGGAGCTTCCTCAAACCGACCGCCCTCGACGGTCGTCTTCTCCGTCCAGCAGCCGCCTCGAACCGGCCGCCGGACGTCGCGAAGCAGCTCGCCCCTCCGGCTCGAGGCGCTTCGCGGAGGCTCGCGGTCTTGATCTCTTCGCTGCCGCTGCCGCTCGCGCTCGCGCTCACTTCACTGCCGCGGTCGTCGGAGGCCAGGGAGAGGCGCAACCGGAAGGCCATCCCTCTCGAGGAATACTCCACGACCC CTGATGGAGTGAAATACTATGATATCATTGAGGGAAAGGGTCCGGTAGCTACAAAAGGATCGACAGTCCAG GTGCATTTTGACTGTATTTATCGTGGTATTACTGCTGTATCAAGTCGAGAATCTAAGCTTTTAGCTGGAAATCGCATCATTGCTCAG CCATATGAATTCATGGTAGGATCTCCTCCAGGAAAGGAACGCAAGCGTGGATCTGTAGATAATCCAAATGGATTATTTTCAGCACAGGCAGCTCCCAAGCCGCCACCTGCTATGTACTCGATAACAGAAGGGATGAAAATGGGTGGAAAG AGAACAGTGATCGTTCCTCCAGAGGCTGGCTACGGTCAGAAGGGAATGGCTGAGATACCG ccAGGAGCCACCTTTGAACTGAATATCGAGCTTCTGCAAGTAGAACGGCCTGAAGGAAACCAGACCTAG